In the genome of Fusarium fujikuroi IMI 58289 draft genome, chromosome FFUJ_chr02, one region contains:
- a CDS encoding probable ribosomal protein S16, mitochondrial, producing MVVKIRLARFGRRNQPFYNIVIAHARTARNSRPLEVIGTYDPIPKPDPYDTSGKLHKDIKLDSQRARYWIGVGAQPTDTAWRLLSMVGILPKKQFGPKQDNTKGVIDQGKVRIR from the exons ATGGTTGTCAAGATCCGCCTCGCCCGATTTGGGCGTCGAAACCAACCCTTCTACAATATTGTCATTGCCCACGCCCG GACGGCTCGTAACTCCCGCCCGCTGGAGGTCATTGGCACCTACGACCCAATTCCTAAACCCGACCCTTACGACACATCCGGAAAGCTTCATAAGGATATCAAGCTCGATAGTCAACGCGCGAGATACTGGATCGGTGTTGGTGCACAGCCCACAGACACAGCCTGGAGGTTACTTTCTATGGTGGGTATTCTACCAAAGAAGCAATTTGGCCCCAAACAAGACAACACAAAGGGTGTCATAGACCAGGGG
- a CDS encoding TGR-CL10C-like protein, whose translation MAIKTLGAKAAAALDQELMSTGAFSIDQLMELAGLAVSQAVYRLQPLESGRRILVACGPGNNGGDGLVAARHLRQYGYSPSVFYPKRSKNDLYQRLAKQLEDLGVPFVNDFPLALNSTDHVVDAIFGFSFSGEVREPFPAVIQALQDTKLPVTAVDAPSSWDIEDGPPKSGLGSSFMPTALISLTAPKPLVKHFKGRHFIGGRFVTPSIAKKYDFEVPEYKGVDQVVEVEVAGQKL comes from the exons ATGGCGATCAAG ACCCTCGgagccaaggctgctgctgctcttgatCAGGAGCTCATGAGCACTGGAGCGTTCTCTATTGATCAGCTCATGGAGCTCGCTGGGCTTGCTGTTTCTCAAGCTG TCTACCGCCTCCAGCCTCTCGAGAGTGGCCGCAGGATCCTTGTTGCCTGTGGTCCTGGAAACAACG GTGGTGATGGACTAGTTGCTGCTCGCCATCTTCGTCAGTATGGATATAGCCCGAGCGTCTTCTATCCCAAACGAAGCAAGAATGATCTCTATCAA CGACTCGCAAAACAACTTGAAGACCTTGGGGTTCCTTTCGTCAATGACTTCCCCTTGGCGCTGAACTCGACGGATCATGTTGTCGACGCGATATTCG GTTTCAGCTTTTCAGGAGAAGTTCGAGAACCATTTCCTGCTGTgattcaagctcttcagGACACAAAGCTCCCAGTCACAGCAGTTGATGCCCCTTCATCCTGGGATATCGAAGATGGTCCACCGAAGTCGGGACTCGGCAGTTCCTTCATGCCTACAGCACTTATTAGCCTAACGGCACCAAAGCCACTAGTGAAGCATTTCAAAGGTCGACACTTTATTGGCGGGCG GTTTGTGACTCCATCCATCGCAAAGAAATATGACTTCGAGGTCCCAGAGTACAAAGGAGTCGACCAGGTCGTGGAGGTTGAAGTAGCTGGACAGAAGCTCTGA